From the Streptococcus sanguinis genome, the window TTAGGGCTGTTTTCACCAGTGAAGGCACCTGCATCTTCAAAGTAAGCGTTTTGGGCTGCAACTTTAAGATTGCTTCCTTTAGCTGCTGCCAAAACAGTTGTCAAATCAAGTGCTGGAGCAGCGATACCAGCTTCTACCAAGTCTGAAGAAGGCAGCTTAGCAGCAACCGCTTCTACAAAAGATTTTGCTTCTTCAGGATTTTTGTTCATTTTCCAGTTACCAGCAATAAATGGTTTACGTGACATATTCACACACCTCTTCTATTTTATTTATAGTAACATTGTAACACAGTTGCATGAAATAATAAAGGTTATCCACAGAATTTCATCAAATTGAAACATCTTTATTTTAAGGGGATAAGATCTGTGGAAAATTCTTCTCGTTATCATTTCCCACCCTCATCTTCAAGCCAAATCTTTCTCCAGCAGAGCACGCACCTGAAAATCACTTCTTCAGGCTGCTAGAAGAAAAAACAGAACCTAGTCTAAGACTAAGTTCTGTCGCTGTTATCAACTTCAAAGAGAATCACTGTTTCTTCTCTTGCTTGTAAAACTCTTTTAAGGCATCCTGCCAAGTCGGAATGACAAAGCCTGTAGCCTTAGCCTTGGTCAGACTCATAGTTGAGTTGAAAGGCCGCTTAGCCTTGGCTGGGAACTTGCTGGAATCAACCGGCTGGACTTCCACATCTGTATCTTTGAGAATTTCTACTGCAAAGTCATACCAAGTGGTATCCTCTGCCGCATCATTAGACAGATGGTAATAACCAAATTCCTTTTGATTTTCAGCCAGATGAGTCATAAACTCAGCCAGCGTACGAGTCCAAGTCGGACGGCCATGCTGGTCATTGACTACAGTCAAAGTTTTGTGCGTCTTGGCAAGATTTTGCATGGTAAAGACAAAGTTTTTACCGTAGTTACCAAAGACCCAGGCAGCACGGATAATATAGAAACGGCTGGAATATTTCTCAACCAGCTCCTCACCCATGCGCTTGGTACGGCCATACTCTGTCTGTGGATCCGGCCGGTCATCTACTTCCCATTCCTCTCCGACAGGCTTTTGTCCGTCAAAGACATAGTCTGTTGAGATGTAGACCAAGGTCGCTCCGTGTGCTTCTGCTGCTTTTGCAACATTTTCGGTCCCGGTCACATTGATGGCATAGTCCAGCTCTTTTCCTTCGTCCTCAGCCGCATCAACTGCAGTATAAGCTGCGCAGTGATAAACCAAGCTTGGCTTGACTTCCGCAAAGACCTTGTCCACCATTTGCGCATTGGTAATATCCATTTCCGCCACATCAACAGCCACATACTCCTCATTGCGCTCATCCAAAAGATAGCGGAGCTCTGTACCCAGCTGTCCATTTGCACCTGTAATTAAAATCATTTGTCTTTCCTTTCACATCATAAACATTCAATAAGTTTATTATAACAAAAAAAGCAGAAAAAATCTGCTTGGTCGAATCATACCTCTAGTCTTTTTTAGGAAATAAAATCTCATACTTTTTACACTCCATATATAAATGATGCAACATTATGCAAGTGATAATCAGAAAACTTAGCATCATTTTAAATTGACTGTATAAACTTTAACAATGCATAATCATATTAAAATGAATCTTTTCTTTATTTCTCTCTTAGAAAGATTCTACTTCATGATAACAAATAATTCATTATTTTTAAGATAAATATTATATAACTTTGTTTCTTCAAGTAATGTATAGTTTTCACTACTAAAATCTATATTAGCAA encodes:
- the rfbD gene encoding dTDP-4-dehydrorhamnose reductase, whose amino-acid sequence is MILITGANGQLGTELRYLLDERNEEYVAVDVAEMDITNAQMVDKVFAEVKPSLVYHCAAYTAVDAAEDEGKELDYAINVTGTENVAKAAEAHGATLVYISTDYVFDGQKPVGEEWEVDDRPDPQTEYGRTKRMGEELVEKYSSRFYIIRAAWVFGNYGKNFVFTMQNLAKTHKTLTVVNDQHGRPTWTRTLAEFMTHLAENQKEFGYYHLSNDAAEDTTWYDFAVEILKDTDVEVQPVDSSKFPAKAKRPFNSTMSLTKAKATGFVIPTWQDALKEFYKQEKKQ